A window of the Methyloprofundus sp. genome harbors these coding sequences:
- a CDS encoding seryl-tRNA synthetase, whose product MLDPHLFRSELEFIQAQLKRRALDFDADFYTDLENRRKAVQVKTQELQNERNLRSKSIGQAKAKGEDVQPLLDQVQGLGEQLKAAESELSDIQGQMQTLMEGLPNLLDPAVPEGKDEEDNVEISRWGDIPEFAFEVKDHVDLGALHKGMDFEVAAKITSARFVALKGNIARLQRALIQFMLDTHADEHGYSETYVPYIVNADSLYGTGQLPKFADDLFKVSANPDLYLIPTAEVPVTNVVRNEIIDNADMPVKMVAHTPCFRSEAGAYGKDVRGLIRQHQFEKVELVQIVRASESEQAHEELTGHAENILQKLNLPYRKVLLCSGDTGFSSTKTYDLEVWLPGQDKFREISSCSNFKDFQARRLKARWRNPETGKPELVHTLNGSGLAAGRTLVAVLENYQLENGDINIPDVLQPYMRGMTVLKVSE is encoded by the coding sequence ATGTTAGATCCTCATTTATTTAGATCAGAACTTGAATTTATACAAGCACAATTAAAGCGACGTGCGCTTGATTTTGATGCAGATTTTTATACTGATTTAGAAAATAGACGTAAGGCAGTACAAGTTAAGACTCAAGAATTACAAAATGAGCGTAATTTACGTTCAAAATCCATTGGCCAAGCAAAAGCTAAAGGCGAAGATGTGCAGCCGTTACTGGATCAAGTGCAAGGTTTGGGGGAGCAGTTAAAAGCAGCCGAAAGTGAGTTATCGGATATTCAGGGGCAAATGCAGACCTTAATGGAAGGCTTGCCTAATTTGTTGGATCCTGCTGTGCCTGAGGGTAAAGATGAAGAGGATAACGTGGAAATTAGTCGCTGGGGCGATATTCCTGAGTTCGCCTTTGAGGTCAAAGATCATGTTGATTTAGGTGCGCTACATAAAGGCATGGATTTTGAAGTAGCGGCTAAAATTACCAGTGCACGTTTTGTTGCATTAAAAGGCAATATTGCTCGCTTACAAAGAGCATTGATTCAGTTTATGCTGGATACCCATGCAGATGAACATGGTTATTCTGAAACCTATGTACCTTATATTGTGAATGCGGATAGTTTATATGGTACGGGGCAATTACCTAAGTTTGCGGATGACTTATTTAAAGTCAGTGCAAACCCTGATTTATATTTGATTCCAACTGCTGAAGTGCCTGTCACTAATGTCGTGCGTAACGAGATTATTGATAATGCTGATATGCCGGTTAAAATGGTGGCGCATACGCCTTGTTTTCGTAGTGAGGCGGGTGCTTACGGCAAAGATGTGCGTGGTTTGATTCGCCAGCATCAATTTGAAAAAGTTGAACTAGTGCAAATTGTGCGTGCTAGTGAATCTGAACAAGCACATGAAGAATTGACAGGGCATGCAGAAAATATTTTGCAAAAATTAAACTTGCCGTACCGTAAGGTTTTGTTATGCTCTGGTGATACGGGTTTTTCATCTACTAAAACTTATGATTTGGAAGTTTGGTTGCCTGGGCAGGATAAATTCAGAGAAATTTCATCGTGTAGTAATTTTAAAGATTTTCAGGCGCGTCGCCTAAAAGCAAGGTGGCGTAACCCTGAAACAGGTAAACCTGAATTGGTACACACTTTAAACGGTTCAGGTTTGGCGGCGGGTCGTACCTTGGTTGCTGTGTTGGAAAATTATCAACTGGAAAATGGGGATATTAATATTCCTGATGTATTGCAGCCTTATATGAGAGGTATGACTGTACTTAAAGTGAGTGAGTAA
- a CDS encoding fluoride exporter, whose protein sequence is MNAIIAIALGGACGAVLRFLVSTGVYHWLGRGFPYGTLAVNVLGSFFIGLLTEALILQRISISLGYRAAILVGFLGAFTTFSTFSLETIYLLEQGNITKAALNILVNICACVLAVWVGLLIGRSLFMYSGGIVQGGAWVFPYALVAVNAIGMFLIGLITTTLLQKTAVVEESKAVILIILVGFFITLSGLYLILYLIENDFSIKTHLNLMVGLFVSNTLLCLMSLWLSLWVGRQL, encoded by the coding sequence ATGAACGCTATCATTGCGATTGCTTTGGGTGGTGCTTGTGGTGCAGTGCTGCGATTTTTAGTTTCTACAGGTGTTTATCATTGGTTGGGGCGCGGTTTCCCTTATGGTACTTTGGCGGTTAACGTTTTAGGTTCTTTTTTTATTGGTTTGTTGACTGAGGCTTTGATTTTACAGCGAATTTCAATTAGTCTTGGATATAGAGCTGCAATTTTGGTCGGTTTTTTAGGTGCTTTTACAACATTTTCTACTTTTTCACTGGAAACCATTTATTTATTAGAGCAAGGAAATATTACTAAGGCCGCTTTAAATATATTGGTTAATATTTGTGCTTGTGTTTTGGCTGTGTGGGTAGGGTTGTTGATAGGTCGGTCATTATTTATGTATTCTGGTGGCATTGTTCAAGGAGGAGCGTGGGTATTTCCTTATGCTTTGGTCGCAGTGAATGCCATAGGCATGTTTTTGATAGGGTTGATTACGACGACATTGCTGCAGAAGACGGCAGTTGTTGAAGAATCTAAGGCGGTTATTTTAATTATTTTAGTTGGTTTTTTTATTACCTTGTCGGGCTTATATTTAATTCTTTATTTGATAGAAAATGATTTTTCGATCAAGACACATTTAAATTTAATGGTCGGTTTATTTGTAAGTAATACTTTGCTTTGTTTGATGTCTTTATGGCTAAGTTTATGGGTAGGTAGGCAATTATGA
- a CDS encoding oligoribonuclease produces MAQNSENLIWIDLEMTGLDPDNDLVIEIATIVTDKYLNILATGPVIAVHQSDAALAAMDDWNQEHHGKSGLIERVKASAVDDAAAEQQTIAFLEQWVTAGASPMCGNSIGQDRRFLYRRMRKLEEFFHYRNLDVSTLKELAKRWAPEVLDAFKKKETHQALEDVKESIGELKHYREHFIKV; encoded by the coding sequence ATGGCTCAAAACTCAGAAAACCTTATCTGGATAGATTTGGAAATGACAGGACTAGACCCTGATAATGATCTGGTTATCGAGATTGCGACAATTGTAACAGATAAATATTTAAATATTTTGGCGACTGGCCCAGTGATAGCCGTGCACCAAAGTGATGCGGCTCTAGCAGCAATGGATGATTGGAATCAAGAACATCATGGTAAATCAGGCCTTATTGAGCGGGTTAAAGCTTCGGCTGTTGATGATGCGGCGGCGGAACAACAGACTATTGCCTTTTTAGAGCAGTGGGTCACGGCAGGTGCATCGCCTATGTGTGGTAATAGTATTGGCCAAGATCGCCGTTTTTTATATCGGCGTATGCGTAAACTAGAAGAGTTTTTTCATTATCGTAATTTGGATGTGTCAACTTTGAAAGAACTAGCTAAGCGCTGGGCACCTGAAGTTTTAGATGCTTTTAAGAAAAAAGAAACCCATCAAGCTTTGGAAGATGTGAAGGAATCTATTGGTGAGCTAAAGCATTACCGTGAGCATTTTATTAAAGTATAA